A genome region from Macaca nemestrina isolate mMacNem1 chromosome 15, mMacNem.hap1, whole genome shotgun sequence includes the following:
- the LOC105496485 gene encoding solute carrier family 2, facilitated glucose transporter member 10 isoform X2: MAAEAPVITLAFQARGRPPPLLPLCASVSLLGGLTFGYELAVISGALLPLQLDFGLSCLEQEFLVGSLLLGALLASLVGGFLIDCYGRKQAILGSNLVLLAGSLTLGLAGSLTWLVLGRSVVGFAISLSSMACCIYVSELVGPRQRGVLVSLYEAGITVGILLSYALNYALAGTPWGWRHMFGWATAPALLQSLSLLFLPAGADETAAHKDLIPLQGGEAPKLGLGRPRYSFLDLFRARDNMRGRTTVGLGLVLFQQLTGQPNVLCYASTIFSSVGFHGGSSAMLASVGLGAVKVAATLTAMGLVDRAGRRALLLAGCAFMALSVSGIGLVSFAVPMDSGPSCLAVPNATGQMGLPEDSGLLRDSSLPPMPRTNEDQREPILSAVKKTKPHPRSGDPSAPPQPALSSALPGPPLPAQGHALLRWTALLCLMVFVSAFSFGFGPVTWLVLSEIYPVEIRGRAFAFCNSFNWAANLFISLSFLDLIGTIGLSWTFLLYGLTAVLGLGFIYLFVPETKGQSLAEIDQQFQKRRFALSFGHRQNSTGIQYSRIEVSAAS, encoded by the exons AGGTGCCCTGCTGCCACTGCAGCTTGACTTTGGGCTAAGCTGCTTGGAGCAGGAGTTCCTGGTGGGCAGCCTGCTTCTGGGAGCTCTCCTTGCCTCCCTGGTTGGTGGCTTCCTCATTGACTGCTATGGCAGGAAGCAAGCCATCCTCGGGAGCAACTTGGTGCTGCTGGCAGGCAGCCTGACCCTGGGCCTGGCTGGTTCCCTGACCTGGCTGGTCCTGGGCCGCTCTGTGGTTGGCTTCGCCATTTCCCTCTCCTCCATGGCCTGCTGTATCTATGTGTCAGAGCTCGTGGGACCACGGCAGCGGGGAGTGCTGGTGTCCCTCTATGAGGCAGGAATCACCGTGGGCATCCTGCTCTCCTATGCCCTCAACTATGCACTGGCTGGTACCCCCTGGGGATGGAGACATATGTTCGGCTGGGCCACCGCACCTGCTCTCCTGCAGTCCctcagcctcctcttcctccctgctgGTGCAGATGAGACTGCAGCACACAAGGACCTCATCCCACTCCAGGGAGGTGAGGCCCCCAagctgggcctggggaggccaCGGTACTCCTTTCTGGACCTCTTCAGGGCACGGGATAACATGCGAGGCCGGACCACAGTGGGCCTGGGGCTGGTGCTCTTCCAGCAACTAACAGGGCAGCCCAACGTGCTATGCTATGCCTCCACCATCTTCAGCTCTGTCGGCTTCCATGGGGGATCCTCAGCCATGTTGGCTTCTGTGGGGCTTGGCGCAGTGAAGGTGGCAGCTACCCTGACCGCCATGGGGCTGGTGGACCGTGCAGGCCGCAGGGCTCTGTTGCTAGCTGGCTGTGCCTTCATGGCCCTGTCTGTCAGCGGCATAGGCCTCGTCAGCTTTGCCGTGCCCATGGACTCAGGCCCAAGCTGCCTGGCTGTGCCCAATGCCACTGGGCAGATGGGCCTCCCTGAAGACTCTGGCCTGCTGCGGGACTCCTCTCTACCTCCCATGCCAAGGACCAATGAGGACCAAAGGGAGCCAATCTTGTCCGCTGTTAAGAAAACCAAGCCCCATCCCAGATCTGGAGacccctcagcccctcctcagccGGCCCTGAGCTCTGCCCTCCCTGGGCCCCCTCTGCCCGCCCAGGGACATGCACTGCTGCGCTGGACGGCGCTCCTCTGCCTGATGGTCTTTGTCAGTGCCTTTTCCTTTGGGTTTGGGCCAG TGACCTGGCTTGTTCTCAGCGAGATCTACCCTGTGGAGATACGAGGAAGAGCCTTCGCCTTCTGCAACAGCTTCAACTGGGCAGCCAATCTCTTCATCAGCCTCTCCTTCCTTGATCTCATTG GCACCATCGGCTTGTCCTGGACCTTCCTGCTCTACGGACTGACCGCTGTCCTCGGCCTGGGcttcatctatttatttgttcCTGAAACAAAAGGCCAGTCATTGGCAGAGATAGACCAGCAGTTCCAGAAGAGACG GTTTGCCCTGAGCTTTGGCCACAGGCAGAACTCCACTGGCATCCAGTACAGCCGCATTGAGGTCTCTGCAGCCTCCTGA
- the LOC105496485 gene encoding solute carrier family 2, facilitated glucose transporter member 10 isoform X3: MGRPPPLLPLCASVSLLGGLTFGYELAVISGALLPLQLDFGLSCLEQEFLVGSLLLGALLASLVGGFLIDCYGRKQAILGSNLVLLAGSLTLGLAGSLTWLVLGRSVVGFAISLSSMACCIYVSELVGPRQRGVLVSLYEAGITVGILLSYALNYALAGTPWGWRHMFGWATAPALLQSLSLLFLPAGADETAAHKDLIPLQGGEAPKLGLGRPRYSFLDLFRARDNMRGRTTVGLGLVLFQQLTGQPNVLCYASTIFSSVGFHGGSSAMLASVGLGAVKVAATLTAMGLVDRAGRRALLLAGCAFMALSVSGIGLVSFAVPMDSGPSCLAVPNATGQMGLPEDSGLLRDSSLPPMPRTNEDQREPILSAVKKTKPHPRSGDPSAPPQPALSSALPGPPLPAQGHALLRWTALLCLMVFVSAFSFGFGPVTWLVLSEIYPVEIRGRAFAFCNSFNWAANLFISLSFLDLIGTIGLSWTFLLYGLTAVLGLGFIYLFVPETKGQSLAEIDQQFQKRRFALSFGHRQNSTGIQYSRIEVSAAS; the protein is encoded by the exons AGGTGCCCTGCTGCCACTGCAGCTTGACTTTGGGCTAAGCTGCTTGGAGCAGGAGTTCCTGGTGGGCAGCCTGCTTCTGGGAGCTCTCCTTGCCTCCCTGGTTGGTGGCTTCCTCATTGACTGCTATGGCAGGAAGCAAGCCATCCTCGGGAGCAACTTGGTGCTGCTGGCAGGCAGCCTGACCCTGGGCCTGGCTGGTTCCCTGACCTGGCTGGTCCTGGGCCGCTCTGTGGTTGGCTTCGCCATTTCCCTCTCCTCCATGGCCTGCTGTATCTATGTGTCAGAGCTCGTGGGACCACGGCAGCGGGGAGTGCTGGTGTCCCTCTATGAGGCAGGAATCACCGTGGGCATCCTGCTCTCCTATGCCCTCAACTATGCACTGGCTGGTACCCCCTGGGGATGGAGACATATGTTCGGCTGGGCCACCGCACCTGCTCTCCTGCAGTCCctcagcctcctcttcctccctgctgGTGCAGATGAGACTGCAGCACACAAGGACCTCATCCCACTCCAGGGAGGTGAGGCCCCCAagctgggcctggggaggccaCGGTACTCCTTTCTGGACCTCTTCAGGGCACGGGATAACATGCGAGGCCGGACCACAGTGGGCCTGGGGCTGGTGCTCTTCCAGCAACTAACAGGGCAGCCCAACGTGCTATGCTATGCCTCCACCATCTTCAGCTCTGTCGGCTTCCATGGGGGATCCTCAGCCATGTTGGCTTCTGTGGGGCTTGGCGCAGTGAAGGTGGCAGCTACCCTGACCGCCATGGGGCTGGTGGACCGTGCAGGCCGCAGGGCTCTGTTGCTAGCTGGCTGTGCCTTCATGGCCCTGTCTGTCAGCGGCATAGGCCTCGTCAGCTTTGCCGTGCCCATGGACTCAGGCCCAAGCTGCCTGGCTGTGCCCAATGCCACTGGGCAGATGGGCCTCCCTGAAGACTCTGGCCTGCTGCGGGACTCCTCTCTACCTCCCATGCCAAGGACCAATGAGGACCAAAGGGAGCCAATCTTGTCCGCTGTTAAGAAAACCAAGCCCCATCCCAGATCTGGAGacccctcagcccctcctcagccGGCCCTGAGCTCTGCCCTCCCTGGGCCCCCTCTGCCCGCCCAGGGACATGCACTGCTGCGCTGGACGGCGCTCCTCTGCCTGATGGTCTTTGTCAGTGCCTTTTCCTTTGGGTTTGGGCCAG TGACCTGGCTTGTTCTCAGCGAGATCTACCCTGTGGAGATACGAGGAAGAGCCTTCGCCTTCTGCAACAGCTTCAACTGGGCAGCCAATCTCTTCATCAGCCTCTCCTTCCTTGATCTCATTG GCACCATCGGCTTGTCCTGGACCTTCCTGCTCTACGGACTGACCGCTGTCCTCGGCCTGGGcttcatctatttatttgttcCTGAAACAAAAGGCCAGTCATTGGCAGAGATAGACCAGCAGTTCCAGAAGAGACG GTTTGCCCTGAGCTTTGGCCACAGGCAGAACTCCACTGGCATCCAGTACAGCCGCATTGAGGTCTCTGCAGCCTCCTGA